The nucleotide window CAAGTGCTGAAAAATATCGCTTCAGTTATGTCAAGTTGGAAAGTTTAGGACTGCTCTTTGTAGACTAGATAAAAGATTAAGAAATGGTTCAAAAGAAGCTTGCAACATGATGAGAGATTGAATAAACAGGGGGGAAACTGTTCCTTATGGCAATTGGCTCAATAACCAAAAGGTCGACTTTTAAATTCAGTGGAAAATGATCTAGTGAGCATAGATGTAAAGTTGTGTTTCAGTCACCTGTAAAGTTGGTTGAAGTGGATTCCCacaaaaaaagcaaaataaatcaaataatTTAATAATGCCCAATGGAAACAAGCTTgagatgaccagaggacatagactgGTATAAGCCCAGTTTGATGTATGTGCAGTCAAATCAGTTCAACATGTTTTCCTTTCCAGGAGATGCAACTCCTGGAAAGGAAGTCCTATTATCTACAttcagagttgtacagcatagaaacaggcccttcggtcctccAAGATGAGCTTGTCAATTGCATTCAAAActggcttcagattcagattcaattcagattcaattttaattgtcattgtcagtgtacagtacagagacaacgaaatgcattcaaggAAGGCAAAAGATAATTAGAAAATTGTATCCTGATTGGAGGACTTTGACCAATGCAATGCCGCAGAGGTTGGTGCTATGTAGGTAACATTATCagtgaatttgcagatgacaccaacattgttgGTATCCTGGTCAGTGAGaaggatatacagtgccctcatattgtttgggacaaagacccatcatttatttatttgcctctatactccataatttgtgatttgtaatagaaaaaaatcacatgtgaaagTGCACATTCTCAGATTATAATGAAGGccatttttttgcattttgatttcatcatgtagaaattacaatagTGTTTAAActtagtcccccatttcagggcaccatgttttggacacagcaatgtcatgtaaatgaaagtaatcatgtttattattttgttgcatatcctttgcatgcaatgactgcttgaagtctgcgatttatgGACATTACCAGTTGCTCGATGTCTtcactggtgatgctctgccaggcctgtattgcagccatctttagcatatacttgttttgggggctagtccccttcagttttctcttcagcatataaaaggcatgctcaattgggttcagattggatgattgacttggccactcaagaattgaccatttttgagctttgaaaaactcctttgttgctttagcagtatgtttgggatcattgtcttgctgtagaatgaaccgccggccaaagaattttgagacatttgttcgaacttgagcagataggatgtgtccatacacttcagaaaTCATTATGCCactccatcagcagttgtatcataaaTGAAGAGCCAGTGCCTTCAGCAactacatgcccaggccataacacccccaccaccgtcttTCACAGATGAggaggtatgctttggatcttaggcagttccttctctcctccatactttgctcttgccatcattctgatataagttaatctccgtctcctctgtccacaagatctttttccagaactgtggttgctctcatTTAAGTTcttattggcaaactgtaacctggccatcctatttttgcagctaaccagtggtttgcatcttgcagtgtaaccactgtatttttgttcatgaagtcctctgtggacagtggtcattgacaaatccacacctgactcctgaagagtgtttctgatctttcggacaggtgtttggggatttttctttatcgtagagagaattcttctgccatcagcagtggaggtcttccttggcctgccagtccctttgtgattagtaagctcaccagtgctctctttcttcataatgatgttccaaacagttgattttggtcagcctaaggtttggctgatatctctaatagttttattcttgtttctcagtcgtaTAATAGCTtcattgactttcattgacacaactttggtcttcatgttgataaacagcaataaaagtttccaaaggtgatggaaagactggaggaaagactaggtgctgagagctctcttatacctgcattatggaGCAACTTAAAcaaacctgagcaattacaaacgcctgtgaagccatgtgtcccaaacattatggtgccctgaaatctgtggaattctctgcctcagaaggcagtggaggccaattctctggatgctttcatgagagagatagatagagctcttaaagagctatggggagggatatggggataatgcagaaacggggtactaattgtggatgatcagccatgattagtgaatggcggtgctggctcgaagggctgaaaggcctactcctgcacctgttgtctattgaaatggggagactatgtataaacacagctgtaatttctacatggtgaaaccaaaatgtataaaaatactctttaataaaatctgacaatgagcactttaaccacatgtgattttttttctatctcAAATCTCagatgtggagtacagaggcaaataaataaattatgtgtctttgtcccaaacattatggagggcactgtgagttTAAAATAGGATCCTGATCAGTTGAGAAAATGAAAGTTAACTAATAGGTgtaaagtgttgcactttggtatgtcAAGCCAAGGataggacttgcacagtaaatgatcGACCCTGGAGTGTGGTAGACAAATAGATCTGGTAGTCCAGGTGCCTGGTTCCCCGGAAGTGGCGATTCAAGCAGATAGGTTGGCAAAGATGATGTTTGatacacttgccttcattggtacgggtattgagtacaaaactagggacatcatgatgcagttgtacGAGTCATTGGTAAGACAGCACAATGGAGTACTATGTGCAATTCTCTCCACCCAGGATATCATTACattggaaaaggtacagaaaagattcatcAGGGTGTTACCTGAACTTGTAGGCTTAACTTATAGGGTGTATAGGCTGGGATGTTTTCATTGTAATGTAAACggttgaggggtaatcttattagGGTGCAAGAGCTTGCCGTTGGcttcatggataaagtgaatgctcagtaCTTTTcctagggtagaggattctaaaactcatgagcataggcttaagatgagaggggaagaatCTCTGGACAACTTTATCATTCAGGAATGAGCTGTCAAAGGAAGCTCATTGCAAATAACATTTGGACAATATGGATAGAAATTGTTTTGAAGGATAGAGGCTTAATGGGAATAGACCAAAATGAAAACgtggttggcatgggcttggtgggctgcagggcctgtttccctgctgtatagcTATACCTTCCTGTATGTTCAACCGTCAAGCCTATCTATTCAAATTTGCCTGCATTCATTCCATGTCCCTCAATACTCATTCAACTATATCCCctgatgcctcttaaatgtttctTGCCTTTTCTTGCCTTCACTCCCTCCTTTGGCACTCCAGGTACCAACTATctgttgtgtgaaaaatgtgctaGAAGAATTTAAAACTTCCAAGCAGAAGTTGCTGACTTTAAAAAGTGGACGTGTTTCCTGATTCAGATTCTAAACTTTCAAACTCAGATTGTTGCCAATATACTTACCCTTGATTTGAATGACATCAGTGATAAAGGCACCAATAGGATAAGGCACTTGAATCCCATAGAAAGAAACTTCAATGTGAAGTCTGCAATTCCCACAATCCACAGTGCATCCCAAAATCCAATAGGATTGACATTGGTATGAAGAAAAATTAAGCTGTAAAGAGAAAGAAGCAAAAAGGTTTAAGTTTCTCAAACGCTATCTGCACCGAACTTGCAAGTTAAAAGTATTAAAGAAtaatttggttgtttgtttggatAGATAGAACCTCAAAGCAGTAACACTTAGTATTTACAAACCCAGACTCCACACATGGTTATTAAGCTACATACAAAGTAGCCATCAGAATGTGGGCTCCACTGGGTACATTGTTCCCCCACATTTTCCCTAGAGGTTTATACTTCAACAGCTTCCCAGGAATGTATTCGAGAAACAAAGCTGGTCTTTATGTCTTGTTTTCACCAATGAGAAATTATCTCATAGTTTGGATCTTACTTAGAAATGCTTGCAGTTCTTCATGGAAACATCTGTACCTTAGTTCAAGCAGTTCCACATTTTGGAATTCTAGCAGAAATGCAcaaatttctaaaaaaaaaagatgagttGTCAGCCATTTCCCTGGTGCACCTGTGGAGCAGAGTCCTGGTGGGACGCCCAGATTTATGCTGAGGAACTGGTTCTTGGATCACAAGcccattcagttcagttcagtttattgtcaactgtaccgaggtgcagtgaaaagcttttgttgcgtactatccagtcagcggaaagacaatacatgattacaattgagccattagtgtgtatggatacatgataagggaataaggtttagtgcaaggtaatgccagtaaagtccaataaaagattgtccgagggtcaccataagttagatagtagttcagcactgctctcgagttgtggtaggatgattcagttgcctgataacagctgggaagaagctgttttggaatctggaggtgtgcatttttacaCTTCTTACCCCATTTCATTTGAATGGGGATGGTAGGTTTGTGGGGAAGAAAGTGAATATAACATGCTTATATCATTTTCTTACAAACTTGTTACATCTGAAATAATTACTTCACATATGGTTTGGTTGCTTTTATTTTATCAATGCATTTAAATttcttttgtgtttatttttagaTATTTCTGAAGGTTCTATCATAGATTGCACCATGCTGCCAGACAGACACTTGAATCCATTACCCCCTGAGAATGCAATTCTGTCTTACAGATTTGATCAAAAGGAATATGGAACATTGGTGGTGAGTTCATGTCCATAAAATATTGGATCAATGGCTGAAGCTATTTTGTTGAGCActcttcaccaccaccacccccacccccgaccctctgcattcacagatgctgcctagcccacttGTTCTTTGCCCCACTATTATTCATTGCTGGCCATATCTATGCTTGTAACTTTTttttacctcagtacatgtgactataaactaaactttcaAATTCCCCATTTGATTGTTGCCAAGCTCTTTATTAAAATGGAACCTACTCATTATTTGTACCACCAATCACAACTACCCACATGTTCAAAGATTTTGCCAACTTCTTTCACCCtcttgtttctatgaaacataccTGTAGAAGAGTGACTGAGACTGGAAAGTGTCATAGAGGAGAAAGGTGGAGGCAGTTAGAAACCCAAGCAACCAGCCACACTCTAATACAGAGCGGCGCTCCTAAAATAAAAAAAGTCATATTCAGTTTGAATTAGCACAATTCAAGAATATTATCAATGATCACAGGAAATCTCAAAACATACAACACTCCCAAAAGATCAGATTCTGTATCATCCTAAAATAAGAAAGaacagtcttgacccaaaatgtcaccttctctccagagatgctgtctgacccgctgtaactccagctttttgtgtctatctttggtttaaaccagcatctacggttcattcctacacaagaaACCATCTCCCACTGATTACAATAGGGAAGGTAGTCATTCAGTCCATTGGGTCCATGTTAGATTCCACTAAACCTATTCCCATTCATTAATCCGCAGTGGGGCACCCACATCTGAAATTTAGTCAATGTATAAAGCATGTAAATTAGTAAGTAGCTGATGAATAATAACCACTGATGCGAAAACCAGTGGAGTGCCAATACAGTCAAAGccatcagggagggggggggaaagagtgtatTTAAATAAAAAAGAAACCTACCTGTAGGAAGACCTGATTTATAATTATCTTGTTTGCATAAAGGGAAGTTATCCACAGTCCAGCACCAACTGCAATACCTAATAAAATGGCAAACAGTTGTGATTGTCTTTAGTGGAATTTTATTAGTAAAATGAAAAGGCAAGAAAGCAGCTGAATTATGATGTAAATACAATCATTCCGATATTTGGATACTCGCACATTCCTACTTACTGTGCTTAATATTCTATTTTATATGCATTTCATAGTAAATCACTGCCACCTGCCTGCTCAGGTGGATGATCAAGGCACTATTTAAGGCAAATTCTCCAAAGTGAACCATCCAATATTTATTCTTCATATCAACAGCCCTTTAAAAAGTATGGTCATCATGATAGTCATTTGTGACAACCCCTGGCAACACCCCATCACTTGTCAACATTttcaataatagaaacatagaaaataggtacaggaatacctatctttactcagagagtggtagctgtgtggaatgaccttccagtggaagtggtggaggcaggtttgatttgatcattttaaaataaattggataggtgtatggacgggaaaggaatggagggttagggtctgagtgcaggtagatgggactaggggagaatatgtgtttggcacggacaagaagggccgagatggcctgtttccgttctgtaattgttgCATGGTTATacgagtaggccatacggcccttcgagccaccaccgccattcaatatgatcatggctgatcatccagaatcagtaattgttcctgctttctccccatatcccttgattccattatccctaagagctatatctaactctctcccgaatacatccagtgaattggcctccactgccttctgtggcagagaattccacagattcataactctctggctgaaaaagtttatcctcatctcagtcctaaatggcctaccccttattcttaaactgtgacccctggttttggacacccccaacataggGATAAAaatctgcatctaacctgtccaatcccttaaggattttatgttcctataagatcgcctctcatccttctaaattccagtgaatacagtgaagttccattcttccatcatatgtcagtccctccatccctggaattaacctggtgaacctacgctgcactccctcaatagcaagaatgtatttcctcaaattaTGCGACCAAAACAGCACTCTGCTTCAGGTGCGGTCTCagcagggcactgtacaactacggtaggacctccttgctcctgtacttaaatcctctcgctatgaaggccaacatgccattcgctttcttcactgcctgctgtacctgcatgcttactttcagtgactgatgtacaaggacacttaggtctcattgcacctccccttttcttaatctgacaccattcacctTTTATAGAAACTTTAATGAGAAACTTGCAAATTTGATTGGAATTATAAAATCCATGCGAGAGATGTGTTGATGGAGAGATTGCCTGCATCTAATGCAATGACAGCGAGCCATTTTATTGACTGGTCTTTAAGTGAAGGCACATATGTATTAGGATGGTGTGTGACTTTTGTGGTGAATTTGTAGGTTGTGATATTTTTTCATGCACCTGCTCCTCTTCTCCTGGAGCAGGTTGAATATTTGAGAGGTGCCATCAAAGAAGCCCTGCCAAGTTGATTTTGTAAATGGTTCACATTGCATGGAGAGAATAGATGTTTAATATGGGGGAATGCATGTCAATCTGATGTGTGGTTCGGCATGTTTCTGGAAATCTGCACTATTGAATGTTGCAAGTTTGAATAAATTAGTTTCCAGAAATAGATTCAGCCATGACCAAAACCACTATCTAAAGTCAGCCAAATTCACACTAATTgcccttaaaaaaaaaaggcagacCTCATCTCAGATATCAGAATTATACAGCTGCCTTGCAGATCAGTATATCAAAAATGTAGGTCAATGGCCCCTGGTGCATTGATCCAGCAATTCTGCTTCTGCAGACTTGGACGACCAACACTGtattagaaggtagacacaaaatgctagagtaactcagcaggacaggcagcattgctggagagaaggaatgggtgacgttttgggtcgagacccttcttcagactgatgtcaggggagtgggtgggacagagatggaatgtagttgggatggagagagagggaaagcaagggctatttgaagttagagaagtcaatgttcataccgctggggtgtaagctacccaagtgaaatatgagtgccgttcctccaattcgcgctgggcctcactctgacaatgtcagaaaggtcagactgggaatgggagggggagttaaagtgctgaggaaccgggagatcaggtagattaaggCAGACTAAGCGGTGATGTTCAGcgaaaacgattgccgagcctccacttggtctcgccgatgtacagaagttgacatctggaacagcggatacagtagatgagattggaggaggtgcagcctcacctgaaaagactgtcagggtccttggatggagtcgaggggggacgtaaatggacaggtgttgcatctcctgcaattgcaggggaaagtacctggggagggggtggtttgggtgggaagggacgagttgaccaaggagttgcgaagggaacggtctctgtggaaagcataaaggggtgagatgggaagatgtggccagaaatgggatcctgttggaggtggcgaatgtgttggaggattatattgcTATATGCGACGATTaacggggtggaaggtgaggaaaaggaggactctgtccttgttgcgaatggggggtggggggggagcaagagcagagctgtgcgatatcgaggagaccctggtgagaacctcatctagAATGAAAGAGGGAaacccctgtttcctaaagaatgaggacatatccgatgatctagtatggaaaacctcatcctgggcgcaagtgcggcgtagacggagaaatGGGGAGTAGGGGAACGTgtcacggggtgacgcctgtatggtcgtaagtagtcgcccaaagagtcgtacctttttctggtcaccgctggattttcaacattttgaaattttttggCAACTTGCTGCGACTATAtgtgccggcaagtcgctgaaaaaaatcacgtaaatgggacaggccctttagaatctcAATGATGAAAGATAAAAGATTTCAATGTGACATTCAGTGTTCTTTTACAAACGTTAACGTGCTCATGAAACACTTCTCATACCTAGTGCATGTTGAAAAATCAGTTTGGCACAAATGATGACAATAAATGGGAGACTCTTCTGAAGCCAAAGGAAGAGGTATCGAAGTTCCGAGATTGAGCCAGAGTTGGGTTCCCTGTCATCCAGTTCAGACCTTTCTCCTGCAGGACCCTCCGTTCTGGCATGAGAATGCAAGTGAGAGTGCAAGTGCGAATGAGAAGAGTTTGTATGCTGAGGTCCTGCTCCAAGTCGCCTGCCCTGGTCTTCAGATGCATCCATTTGAATTTGAACAACTTCTTTGGAAGGATGTGACACACTCTCTGAAGTCCCAACAAATAAGTCAGGATGCGATGCAGCACCTTCCCCTGTGGTTTCAGTTAGTGGCTGCGCGTGGGGTTGGCTGATACCAGTGTGCACAGCAACAAATTCGTTCTGCATGTCAGGCCCCACTAACCGGCTGTTCAGAATCCCTGGCCTGTGTGGTATTCCAGAATTCTGGCTCGAATGTCTCCTAtcaagttaaaaataaaatgttagttTCATCAAAAGGGAATAATTGCAGAGAAAGTACTCTGGATAAGCTGCCTGTTTTCATGTTcttggggggagatagagagagaggaaatgccgggGCAACCTGAAGTGATaacaatcaatattcataccacagggctgtaagctgcccaagcgaaatatgagatgctgttcctccaatttgtgtttagcctcactctgacaatggaggagccctaggacagaaaggtttgtgtaagaatgggaaggagaattaaaatgtccagcaaccgggagattacaTTGTTTCAGGCAGGCTAAGCGAGTTGTtccacgaaacgatcgcccagtctgtgtttggtctcgccgatgtataagagtccacatcgtgaacaacgaatacagtagatgaggttggaggaggtgcaagtgaacctctgcttaacTTGAAAGGGCTGTCAGGgtctctggacagagtcgagggaggaggtatagcgacaggtgttgcatcttctgtggttacaggggaaggtacctgtggagggggtgggaagggatgagttaaccagggagttgcggaaggaatggtctctgcggaaggcggaaaggggtggagatgggaaaatgtggctagtggtgggatcccattggaggtggcggaaatttcgtaAGATTATgttttgtatgcgacggctgatggggtggaaggtaaggactagagaGGCTGTCTCTATTGCAACTAGGAagagggggagcaaggggggagcagcggggtaccgaggagacacgagtgagagcctcatctatggtgggagAGAGGAACGAGGATATCTCGGATCTTCTAGTAtcgaacacctcatcttgggcgcaggtgCGGTGTAgaaagaggaattgggagtaggggatagaatctAACTGCAACCTGACCTCAGCAACAATCTACCATGGACTTTGTTTAGGTTGCAAAATGTACTTCGGTTTGCATTATAGTTGTCTcattacctagtattactgataatttatattattgtttattgtatatttatttattgtgttgttgcattaatgtgcctgtaaagctgcagaaaATCTCCTTATTCCATTTCAGGTCAATTAAGCACTCTTTACTCTTGATGCAACCATTAACAAGAAGCTCACCCAATGCAGTCCCTTGTAGATGACATCAATAAAAATTATTTATCTTTGAGCAAGAGTTCCTCTGCAACTGTTAAGAAACAAGGCAGGGTCCTCACCACATAGACACGACAGCCAAGAAAGCACTTCAATGCCTCGACTTCCTCTGATGTCTAAAAAAATTCAGCATGTGTCCAAtgactctcaccaatttctacaaatGGCAGTATAGAAAGCATTATAcccagatgcatcacagcttggtatggcaactgctctgcctgaAATGCAAGAAAATGCAGTGGTGTGAATGCAGCTGAGTCCACACGCAAATTAGCCTGCCCACATCAACTCCATACTTAAAAGAGCCAATATAATCAAGCACCATCATACTATGGTTTATCCTCTCATCTGTTCTCTCCctgaggcagaagatacaaaagctcgaaagcatataccaccagattcaatagCAACTCTATCCCCATTGTTATCAGACACTTGATTGATCCCACATATGAGATTTGAGACAAATTTCCAAATCTTCCAAACTACCTCTTGGCAGCtgtaatcattttatttttggcAAGATTTTTTCTTTTATGCTTGATGCCTGATATACTTGTGTGGTATTATTTGTTGAGATAGCATGCCTGGATAGGATAAACTTCAAGTACAATGTTAAAATGGAGTAAAGGGGGCAAAAACAGATGGCAAGAGataagtggaggaaggaactacagatgctggtttacgccaaagatagacaaaatgctggggtaactcagcaggacaggcagcttctctggagataaggaataagtGACttcatctgaagaggggtctcgacacgaaacgtcacccgttccctcTGACAAGAGATAAAATTCGATCATTACAAATTTAAAGAGGATCAATAAAGGCACTTGCATTTACAGAAATAAAAAGCCATGAGCTTTATGATCGGAACCAAGCAGGTTATAATCGGGAACTCGTCCTACAAGGGCAGTAGAAAACGGAAGTAGTTCTGAAGAAGAtttcggtctcgacccgaaacgtcacctattccttttctccagagatgttgcctgacccgctgaattactccaacttgttttaaatatatatttagttGCCTATCTTTAGTTCTAAAGGGGGCTTGCTTAATAATTTGATGGAGCATAACGTGGTATTGGGGCGACAGCTGGGAATGAGGACTCTTGAGTTTGTTCTAGAAAGTGGGGACATTGACTCCAGCGGAACTGCCTCTCCCAGGGCCTGCAGTCAACGTACATTTTAAAGGCGAACACCACAAGCATCATAAACTCACAAcacgacaaaaaaaaaactggttgATTTCCATAACACAAACAAACCTAAAACGACGGTCAACTGCTTCTTCCTGCCGTCAGTGCCAAGGTATTGCGTTAATTACCTGTCATTCTGAGGCCGGAGTTTCATGCTGGCGAGAGCCCAGCGCCCACCGCCTTCCTCAACCCCCAGCAGCCATTTCCCCGGCCGCGGTCACAAACCGCCTCACAGCAGCTCATAGGTTAAAGGTTACACCTAAAGCTTTAAGAAATTACATGTACGCCTTTAAAAAGCACAACCAGACGCAGTCTACAGAGTTAGGGCTCGTTTTGGGTGAATAATAGTGCTCTCTCtatatttaatacattttttaaaaagtactTTTATTGCATCCGACGTAATGACGCTCAACGTGGCCCCGTTGCTATAGCAACGGGAGCCGTGAGCAGGTAAACGCTGGACTTTTGGCAGCAGACCCAGAGATTTTGTTATTAAATTAACATACTTTGTTATTATGTCTACCAATGTCAATTTCCCTGTGGGCTTTTTTTTGCTATGTTGTTAACACGTCAGTCCATAGGTTTAATGGTATAAAACCCACTTCTACAATCTAACAAGAAAGTTGTACTTTTTTATAGACCTGGTAACTTCGTCAGGATGTCACAACATTCTTAACAAGCAgtaaatttaagaaggaactgcagatgctggaaaaatcgaaggtagataaaaatactggggaaactcagcgggtgaagcagcacctatggagcgaaggagtaggtgacgtttcgggccgagacccttcttcagactcgacccgaaacgtcacctgttccttcgctccgtagacgctgcctcacccgctgagtttctccagcatttttatctactaaCAAGCAGTAAGGTTTTGGTTTGAAGTATGATTGTGGTTAGTGTATGGGCAATGCAGCAGCAATTGTGTGCCTGAGAAGAACCCACAAACTGTTATATATATTTAATAGATAATCTGATAATTTAG belongs to Leucoraja erinacea ecotype New England chromosome 28, Leri_hhj_1, whole genome shotgun sequence and includes:
- the rnft1 gene encoding E3 ubiquitin-protein ligase RNFT1 isoform X3; the protein is MKLRPQNDRRHSSQNSGIPHRPGILNSRLVGPDMQNEFVAVHTGISQPHAQPLTETTGEGAASHPDLFVGTSESVSHPSKEVVQIQMDASEDQGRRLGAGPQHTNSSHSHLHSHLHSHARTEGPAGERSELDDREPNSGSISELRYLFLWLQKSLPFIVIICAKLIFQHALGIAVGAGLWITSLYANKIIINQVFLQERRSVLECGWLLGFLTASTFLLYDTFQSQSLFYSLIFLHTNVNPIGFWDALWIVGIADFTLKFLSMGFKCLILLVPLSLMSFKSRGQWYMIIEEVNQFHRSLVPMPVWSWYLIGSNESDGSVFWTLGILLSLFYLILKLLGIYGRWSTFGKALQCFSRKQHYGIAATKHQCSDSGDICPICQTEFREPILLVCQLSS
- the rnft1 gene encoding E3 ubiquitin-protein ligase RNFT1 isoform X2, whose protein sequence is MQNEFVAVHTGISQPHAQPLTETTGEGAASHPDLFVGTSESVSHPSKEVVQIQMDASEDQGRRLGAGPQHTNSSHSHLHSHLHSHARTEGPAGERSELDDREPNSGSISELRYLFLWLQKSLPFIVIICAKLIFQHALGIAVGAGLWITSLYANKIIINQVFLQERRSVLECGWLLGFLTASTFLLYDTFQSQSLFYSLIFLHTNVNPIGFWDALWIVGIADFTLKFLSMGFKCLILLVPLSLMSFKSRGQWYMIIEEVNQFHRSLVPMPVWSWYLIGSNESDGSVFWTLGILLSLFYLILKLLGIYGRWSTFGKALQCFSRKQHYGIAATKHQCSDSGDICPICQTEFREPILLVCQHIFCEECISLWFNQEKTCPLCRTVILDYVQAWRDGATSIHLQFY
- the rnft1 gene encoding E3 ubiquitin-protein ligase RNFT1 isoform X1; this encodes MKLRPQNDRRHSSQNSGIPHRPGILNSRLVGPDMQNEFVAVHTGISQPHAQPLTETTGEGAASHPDLFVGTSESVSHPSKEVVQIQMDASEDQGRRLGAGPQHTNSSHSHLHSHLHSHARTEGPAGERSELDDREPNSGSISELRYLFLWLQKSLPFIVIICAKLIFQHALGIAVGAGLWITSLYANKIIINQVFLQERRSVLECGWLLGFLTASTFLLYDTFQSQSLFYSLIFLHTNVNPIGFWDALWIVGIADFTLKFLSMGFKCLILLVPLSLMSFKSRGQWYMIIEEVNQFHRSLVPMPVWSWYLIGSNESDGSVFWTLGILLSLFYLILKLLGIYGRWSTFGKALQCFSRKQHYGIAATKHQCSDSGDICPICQTEFREPILLVCQHIFCEECISLWFNQEKTCPLCRTVILDYVQAWRDGATSIHLQFY